A segment of the Candidatus Sumerlaea chitinivorans genome:
CTTCGTGGTGAGTTTGATGATTTTAGCAAGACATCTTACTCAATTCCGTATTGCTCGCTTGTTTCCGTTTGCAGTCATAGCATTTGGCAGCTTCGGAATTTACCCTAACCTGTTGGCCGGCGCATCATATGATAAATTGAAATACGGAAGTGATATTAATGACGAACGGGCGTTCTATTTCCAGAGAATGGGATTGATCACTTGGAACTCAGAACAACATAAGCTTCCAGAATGGGAGGTCCAAAAAGAGCCATTTGTTCACATTAAGGGCGGAGGGATTGGCCATTATTCACTACTTTGCGGACCCAGCGTGCATATTATAGATCCCCTGGCATTGACGGACCCACTGTTATCGAGATTACCCTGTAAGAAGTGGCGAATTGGCCATTTCGAGAGGACTTTGCCAACCAATTATCGAAAATCAGTAGCTGAGAACAGAAATCTACTGACAGATCCGGCGATCAAGCATTACTATGATGCGATTAGAAGTATTACACGTGGCCCGATTTTAAGTCTGCAACGTTTTAGAGATATTGTCTGGGTAAACTTAGATTTGATATCTGTTGGCAATGTGGATCACTACAAATATAGCTACATTCCGCCCTCCGATGAAATTCCTTATGTCTACAATGATGATCCAAGATTGCGGGACGTGCCAGCTATCGGTTCACGTTGGGATGCCCCTGGGAATATTACATTTGAAGATGCTCTCGACGTTAGGTTTCGCGATCCCATAGATGTCGAAAAAATAGAACTCTCCTGCGACGCAAATGATGTTTATTTTATCCTCGTCTTGCGGGAAGATCAGCTCCTTCTGGAGCAGAAGGTGGAACCCGACAATACGCCGCCGAGCGGAATGTGCCATGCCAGCGTTACGTTGAAACATCCGTGCAGAGCCGTCACCACGCTTCGTATCGAGCCACGGATTGGGGATGGACGCTACGCGCTTGGGCATCTCACCACGAGCACGCGTTAGCCCGAACATCAATTGATCTGTTACTGGCATCTCCTTAGAGCTCAAATATGGGACAAACTGCAAGTCCTTCATCGTGAAGTAGAAATCCGACTGAAGCATTGGCTTGCTGATGCCTGTCACGAGTATATTTCTCAACGTAAGAGGCTTCGCATGGACTTTGCGACATAGGGCGGTGTCGGTGCGGTAGACAAAGAGGGGTTTCTTAACTGGCAGGTGTATCAAAGTCCAACGACAAGCAAGAACTAACACGAGAAAACAAAACGGGCGGGTGTCGCGTCCGGTTGCGACACACCGCCCGTGACTTCACTGTTATTTCACCAATGGCACCCGGGGAATTGCAGCGTTCGTGAGCAATCGCTCAGCGCTTCTTCGCCGCTTTCTTCGCAGGTGCCTTCTTTGCAGCAGCTTTCTTTGCCGGGGCTTTTGCGGCCTTCTTGGCTACAGCTTTTGCCGCCACCTTTTTGGCCGCAGGTTTTGCGGCCGCCTTTTTGGCAGGGGCTTTCTTCGCTGCGGCCTTCTTTGCTGGCGGCTTTGGTGCGGCTGCAGCCTTTTTCTCTTCCTCGATTGCCGCTTGTGCTGCGGCCAGACGTGCAATCGGCACGCGGAACGGCGAGCAGCTCACGTAGTTCATCCCGACTCGGTAGCAGAACTTCACCGATTCAGGATCGCCACCGTGCTCACCGCAGATGCCGACTTTGAGATCGGGCCGCGTCGCACGCCCGCGCTCGATACCCACCTTGATCAGCTCGCCGATGCCGTCCTGATCAATCGTCTGGAACGGATCGTCCTTCAGGATCTTCTTCTCAAGGTAGTCGGGCAGGAACGTACCGATGTCGTCGCGGCTAAAGCCGAAGCCCATCTGAGTCAGGTCGTTCGTCCCGAAGCTGAAGAACTCGGCCGTTTCAGCCATCTTCGCGGCCTGAAGCGCAGCACGCGGAATTTCGATCATGGTGCCGTACAGGAAGTTGAGTTTGCGCAGGCCGAACTTTGCGCACACTTCTTTGTACACGCGATCCACGATCGCTTTCTGATGGGCCAATTCGGTCTCGACGCACGTGACGGGGATCATGATCTCCGGCAGCGCCTTCTTACCGGCTTTCACCAGCTCGGCTGCGGCCTCGAGGATCGCCCGCACCTGCATCTCCGTGATCTCAGGATAGGTGATGCCTAAGCGCACGCCCCGGTGACCCAGCATCGGGTTATTTTCCCGCAGCCCCTCGGCGCGCTTCGCGAGCTCGGCCATGTCCACGCCGAGTTCCTTCGCCAACGCCTGAAGCTTATCCTCTGAATGCGGCACGAACTCGTGCAGCGGTGGGTCGAGCAGGCGGATCGTTACCGGCCGCCCATTCATCACCTCGAGCGTCGCCTTCACGTCGTTCTTCACGAACGGGAAGAGCTGATCCAACGCCTTGCGGCGCTCGTCCGCCGTCTTACTCATGATCATCTTGCGCAGCAGGAAGAGCGGCTTGTCGCTCCCCTCGCCATAGAACATGTGCTCGGTGCGGAAGAGCCCGATGCCCTCGGCGCCAAACTTGATCGCCTGTTCGGCGTCCTTCGGGGTGTCGGCGTTCGTGCGCACGTTCATCTTGCGGAAGCGATCCGAAAGCTTCATGAGCTCTTGGAAGGGCTTATTGTGCTCGAGGTCTGGCTCAACGAGCGGAAGCTCGCCCTGATACACCAAGCCCTTCGTGCCGTTGAGCGAGATCCAGTCGCCCTCTTTCACGACCACGCCACTCTTCGTGCGGAAGGACTTGTTATCCGGCGCGATTTCGATGTCGCCGCAGCCGACGATGCAGCACTTGCCCCACCCGCGGGCCACAAGTGCCGCGTGCGAGGTCATGCCGCCCTTGCTTGTCAGGATGGCCTGCGACTTGTGCATGCCGTCCACATCCTCTGGCGACGTTTCCTCGCGCACGAGGATGACCTTCTCGCCACGCTGCGCCCATTCCACGGCGTCCTTCGAAGTGAAGACCACACGGCCTTTTGCGCCACCGGGGCCAGCAGGTAGACCCTTCGCGATTGGCGTGGTCTTGAGCTCGGCCTTGGGATCGAGCATCGGCAAGAGCAGTTCGAACAACTGATTCGGCGCCACGCGATTCACGGCCGTTGCCGCGTCAATGAGTCCCTCTTTGTACATATCCGTGGCAATGCGCACCGCCGCCACGCCGTTGCGCTTACCCACGCGGCACTGCAGCATGTAGAGCGTGCCCTTTTCGATCGTGAACTCGATATCCTGCATGTCCTTGTAGTGCTTTTCGAGGCGCCGCTGGATATCGAAGAGTTGCTTGTAGACGTCGGGCATGAGCTCTTTAAGCGTCGGCAGGTGCTTGCTCTGCTCGTTCTTGGATTCCTCGTTGATCGGCGCCGGCGTACGGATACCCGCCACCACGTCCTCACCTTGCGCGTTCACGAGGTACTCGCCGTAGAAGATCTTTTCGCCCGTACCGGGGTGGCGCGTGAAGGCTACGCCCGTGGCGCTGTCGTCGCCCATGTTGCCGAAGACCATCGCCTGAACGTTAACGGCCGTGCCCCACTCATCCGGAATTTTCTCGATGCGGCGATACTCGACCGCACGCTTGCCATTCCAACTCGCGAAGACGGCGCCGATTGCACCCCACAACTGATCCATCGGATCCTGCGGGAAGGGCTTGCCCAAGACCTTCTTCACCATGGCCTTGAACTCTTCCACGAGCTGCTTGAGGTCCTCGGTGGTGAGGTCCGTGTCGCTCGCGTAACCTTTTTCCTTTTTAACCTCCTCGAGGCGCTCATCGAGCAGCTTGCGGATGCCCTTGCCATCCTTCGGCTCAATTCCCGCGGCCTTTTCCATGACGACGTCTGAATACATCATGATGAGGCGCCGGTAAGCGTCGTAAGCGAACCGCGGATTCTGGGTCTTCTCGATCAGGCCCACGATCGTCTCATCATTCAGCCCGACGTTGAGCACCGTCTCCATCATGCCGGGCATGGAGCGCCGTGCACCGGAGCGCACCGATACGAGCAGGGGGTTCGACTTATCGCCGAACTTCTTCTTCATCAGCTTCTCGACCTTGGCCAAGGCAGCCTCAACCTGCGCTTTGAGCTCCGGCGGATACTTCCGGTTATGCTGATAGTAGTACGTACAAACTTCGGTGGTGATGGTGAAGCCCGGGGGAACCGGCAGGCGCAGGTCCGGATGGCCGGCCATTTCCGCAAGGTTTGCCCCCTTGCCCCCCAACAACTCCTTCATGGATTCGTTTCCGTCGGCGCGACCGCCGCCGAACGAGTAAACGTACTTCTTCGCCATTCAATGCCTCCTTCGATAATTCGGGATCGCCAGCACGGCCACGCGTCCTACCGGCGCCGTAAGACCGCGTGAGCGCACCGACTCACCCGCTGTTTTCTCAACTCAACAAAAATGTAAGCCGACTTTTCCGCAACCGAACGGTGAGCGTTTTGGCCCTAAGAAAGTATGTCAAAGACAAAATGCAGCGTCTTGGAACGATCTAATATACGCGCTCCAACACAAGATATTGTTCCTCAATACCATTTGAAATTTTCCTCCGCCTAACCTTGTGCCACCCTTCCCTCCATTTCGTTGCGCCACCTCCGTTTTACTTCTCCGTAGCCCCTCGCCAAAGTTGATCAGCCTTACGACTCTGCTTTTCAACCTTCCCTTCGCCCTCCCCTGTTGCTTCGCGGCACACCACAACCTCGGCTCTTGACTTTCGCCCCGTACTCGGCGCCGTAAGTAAAAGCACTATGAAGAACCCAATCCACACTTCACTGCCGAGCGTGGCGTCGGCTCCCGAAAAATCCTCTCAGCTTTCTGTCTCGTGGCATACCGTTTTGCAGCGAGCTTCGCGTGCCGCGCTGGCCATCACTTGCGCTCTCGCTCTTGCCCTCACCGGCTGCGGCAAGGATAAGGGGGAGAAGGAAAAATCTGAAAAATCGCGTCGCGACCGTCCAACGGCTGAGCGAATTCAGGAAGTCCAGCTCCGCATTGCTCATCTTCACGATTCACTGGCTCAGCTTTACCAAGAGACCGAAATCCAACAAGCAAAGATCCGCAATGCACAGGAGAATCTCGAAGCCCTCCGCAAGGCCTTAGGTGAGCTCGCACGTTCTCGAGACCTGCGTTCGGTGGCCGAAACCTCGCTGCCAGTCGCGATGGCACCTGTAGAGAAACCCAGCAAAGCGGAAACCACAAAAGAAACGAGCCGTCGCGAGAAGACCAAAGAGAAAGAAAATCGCGCCCTCTCGGTGACGCTCCTTGTATTCTTCATCGTCTTCCTCGTCGTCTTCGGTTACTCTGCGGTTGCTAAGCGGAAACGCACCGCCGCGGAAGAAACGCCGGCAGAGCAGAAAGAAGCCCAAAGCGAAAACTACATCACCGTGAATCCGCCACAAAAGGAATCGAGCCCAAGCGGGGAGGAATCCTCCCAAGGCTCCGATTCCCGCGCAAGTGGCGACGACAAGCAAGAGCCGACTCCACCGGGCGCGTCATCATAGAATTTGCACGCTGACTATGCCTGTGGACCTCTCAACTCAAGTCGGTACCCTGCGGCTGAAAAATCCCGTTACAGTCGCCTCGGGCACATTTGGCTACGGGCTCGAATACAGTGAGTTTTACGACCCCTCGCTCTTAGGCGGCATATTCCTCAAAGGCATGACGCTCCAGCCACGTGCGGGAAACGAAACCCCGCGACTCGTGGAAACTCCCAGCGGACTCATCAACTCCATCGGGCTGCAGAACATCGGGATTGAAGAATTCTGCGAGCGCAAATGGCGTGAACTGGCCGACCTCAACACACTCATTGGGGTCAATATCAGCGGATCCACCATTGAAGAATACGAGGAACTTGCCGCGCGTGCTTCCGCTGTCCCGATCGTCGGCGCGATCGAGCTCAACGTTTCGTGCCCAAACGTCAAAGAAGGCGGCGTGGAATTTGGCCGCTCTGCCGCCACCGTGCGCGAGATCACAGCGCGGTGCGTTGCCGCAAGTCGGGTACCGGTGCTGGTCAAGCTCACGCCGAACGTCACCGACGTCGTGGAGCTGGCCGCGGCTGCCATGGAAGGTGGTGCAACTGGGGTGACCCTCGTGAACACTTTCCTCGCCATGGCCATTGATGTGGAAAAGCGACGCCCCGTGCTCGCCAACGTTTTTGGTGGACTGAGTGGGCCTGCCATTCGCCCCATCGCCGTCCGAATGGTCTGGCAGATCTGGCGGGCGTTGCGCTGCCCCATCATTGGCATGGGCGGCATTATGTCGGGGCGCGACGCACTTGAATTCATTCTCGCCGGTGCGAGCGCGATCAGCGTGGGCACAGCCAATTTTGTGAATCCAACCGCCGCGCAGGATGTGCTACGGGAAATCGAGGATTACTGCGAACGTCACGGCGTGGAACGCATGCGCGACCTCGTCGGTGCAGCCCACTCGTCTTCGCCCTGACTAGAGTCCTCCACCAAAATCGTGGCTGCCATCCGCCGCCCCTTGAGCTTTGCGCTGACGTTTCGCCTCGTACATTGCTTGGTCAGCCTGAGTAAGCAGAGTCGCTGGGTCACGCTCGCTCGGAGTGCTCACCGCCACGCCGATGCTTACAGTAGTGCGGAGCGTCGCCAATCCCGTTTCCACTGGCTCGGCTAAGGCTGACTCCAACCGACGCGCCACCTCATGCGCAGCCTCATCGGATTCGACGTCATCGAGCAGAACCACAAATTCGTCTCCCCCCACTCGCGCCACAAAGTCCTGCGGGCGCACCGCCCCACGCAAGCGGCGCGCAACCTCTCGCAAATATTCATCCCCCACCGCATGCCCGTACGAGTCATTGATCGCCTTGAAATCGTCGAGGTCCAAATAGAGCAAGGCAAAGCGATGATGGGAATTTCGCACACTTTTAGCCGCTACGCGCTCCAGTTCCTCCCAAAAATACTGGCGATTGGGCAAATCGGTCAGAGGGTCGTGGTACGCGCCATGGCGAAATTGTTCTTCAGTCAACTTGCGCAGGGTAATGTCCGTGACACTTCCCGCGATGCGCGATGGAGAACCCGATTCGTCGCGTTCTGCCACTCCACGCGCCAGCATCCAACGCCACTCGCCGCTACGGTGCTGCATCCGAAACTCACTTTCGAAATACTTTGAGTTGCCTTTCAAATGGGCTTCCAACGCCGCTTCCACTGCGTCTTGGTCCTCAGGGTGAATCCGCCCGAACCACTCCTCTAAAGAATTCCCGAGCTCAGTCTCCCCATAACCGAGCATTTCTTTCCAACGGGGCGAATAAAAAACCGTTCCCGACCGCAAATCCCAATCCCAAATTCCGTCATTTGCCCCTGCAATGGCCCGGCGAAAGCGCGCTTCACTTTCCGCAAGCGCCTCGATCGCATGGGCCTGATCCGCGAGTGTTTTCAGAAGCGAACGCCGCCACTGCTGCCACGAGTTGATGACCACGACCGCCCCAAAGAGCACAGCGATCGATGCTGTCCAAAGTGCCAGCCGCCCTTGATGTACTTTCGCATCCGTTTCCGACGCCAATCGCGCGAGCTCCCGCTGCATGTCCGCGTTTAGCTTTTCTAAACACGCGCGTGTCTTAATGCGTAACTCATTGTACGCTTTCGAGTTCAAAACCAAGACCGCCGACGTCCACGCATTCTCCTCCTCCCCAAGTCGAAATGCGCTTTCTTCTGTCGCACGACTCGAGGTGATTCGCAGGGTCAACTCTTGCAAAAGTTCGGGAGCAATGCCCACCGTGTCAGAGGTTTCTTTGAGAGCCTGCCACAACTCTTCGGTTGCTTGCACCCAGCCTCGTTTGAATTGCTCATCCGCGGTCGAAGCGTAGGCCCTCGCGTAAATACTTTTGTTGCTTTCGTTCCAGACTAAACGTCGGTGCAGCCGCTCGCATGCCAGATGGTACGACGTAAGCCGTTGGTTCGCACGGTTGGCGCGTTCCATGCTGACCACAGCCCAACCAACCGCAAGAACGGTGAATACCAAAACCACTCCGAGCATGCGCATCCGCATGGCCCGCGGTGGGTCGTGCTGGTGTTTGCCATTCGCCAACGTAGAGCGTGGCCCCCTCTATAAATTAATCATTTCATTTGCCTAACAATTAGGCTAAGAATCAAGTCACAAATACGCTGGCGCAACGCACAACACAGGCCACTCAACGCACTCTTGAGTTTAGTAGAGCGACCAATCTTCAACCGCACTCAACGTGAACGCAAAGAACTCCCCGGCATCGAGGTTTCCATCGCCATTCGAAGTACTGGGCACCTGAGTAGAACTAAAGAGCGTGCCGCCATTTGCAGTGCCGTACTCGACCGCCGCGATATAGATCACGCTGGGCACGTCGGCTGTCGCGACAAGCCCGCCGCCCCCCGACGGGTAAAGCTGGGAGAGGTCAATCTGGCCCTCGAGAACTCCTCCGCTACCGCCCGAAGCCTGCAGCGCGAAGCCTCCCAGTGTCTGACTCTCGTTCGCATCAAACCACCCCGACCAGTTATTGTCGTTCTCGTTTGCGAGGTAGGCATCCCACGCCACACACGTCCCGGCCTTGCCCCATGGCGCGGAGCGCACATTCGTCAGGTTTCTCGTAATAAAGATGAAGTGATCGCGCCCGTTGCCCGCGCCCTGCGTTCCAACATAGAGCAGATTGCCGTCACGCGCCACCCACAGCTTGAGACCGCCCGGCGTGTTCGCACGCACAAGCGATTCGCTCTCGGGGTTGCCGTCAATGGTCCACATCGGCGCGGGCGCGCCCTGCACAGGGAAATGCCAATCCTGACCGCTATTGTTGTCCCACGTCCCCGCCCCGTTATTGAACACCATGTCCAGTTGGGTAGCCGTAAGGGGCAAGGTCACCGTCGTCATCCACCGCTGCGCGCTCGCATTCCAGCTCATGGCGACGTCCGTGTACACCGTGGCCCAGTTATTGATGCCCCAGTGGAGGTTGACAGCCGGGGCGCCCTGAAGTGGGCCGCCAACCGGGTCGTAGGCGATCCCAACCGGTTGACCCGCCGTCGGAGTGGAAGGCGTGAGCGTCACGCGGTTCGAGCTGCCGCCCCCTCCACCACCGCTCAGATTCCCGACCCACACGTGCTGGATCGGCGTGCGCTCGACGTTGCCCTTCGCGTCCACCGCCTCCACATAGTAATCAATGAGCTTGTTCGTCTGGCCCGAGATGGTTGCGCTGAAGTGGTCCGCGATATACGTCGGGAGCACGTAGTAATTGATGTCCGGTTTATTGTACACGTTGCCCTTTGGGAATGCGCGACCGTTCATCGGCAGCGATTGCCACGCGCCCACCTCCGGGCCACCCGCGTACGTCTCGTTCTGCGTACTGTTAAGCGGGTTGATCCCGTCATTATCCACCCGCCACTTCAACGTCACGGAACTTAGCCCGCTGACGTCGTACACAAACGTCCAAATCGTAAAATCCGGTCCCAAGATCTTTTGCGTGTAGCCCGTTTCCACGCCAAAGTTGACCGAGCCGGGATTATACGGCCAGCGTTGCGGGATCCAAATCGTGGGCCCGACCGTATCGGGGAAATTGCCCGTCAGCACGCTGTCGGCAAACTCCACAGCCTTATTGCACGCGATCGTGCCCCGCACTTCGACGTCACCATACGTGCCGTAATAGAGAAATCCGCTGTCGAGCGCGGCGAGGAAGAAGTGCCACGCTTTCTCCACAGCGTTTGCCCCCGAGGACGGATTCGCCACTTCGGCAATGCGGGGCGTGACGCCCAACACTTTCTCCGCCGTGCGGATGCGGTTTTCTGCTGCCAGATACACAGCGTACTCGCGTGGCTTTTCGTGCCAGCCATTCACAGGGTCGGGCTGGCCTGCGGCGTTGAGCAGGGGGTAATTCCAGTTGATGAAAGTCGGCGAGCCAAAATCGCCATCCGCATTCACCCACGCGCCATCCTCGACCTTCACTATGTCATCCGCTGGCACAGGGAATTGCGAAAGATACTGTTCGACCGTTGTCGGGTTGTAGCCAAGAGCAGCAGCCCCGTAGCAGAAATTTTGCACGCTCTCCATGTAGTAGGAGTAGCCGCCCCCGTACGCGTTGTCGCCGTCATGCGCCATCAGCACCAGCATCGGCCGCGAGGGATTGTTCTGCGACGCAATCGGCGCCAACTCGTTTGCCCCTAAGTTCCGATAGCCATCGAACCAACTGAATTCCATAGCGCTCGGCACGACCACAAGCGTCTGCACCGCACCCGTGTACGGGTCCACGTACTGGGCACGATGAGGCGTGTAGGCAAACGGGGCCGCATTGCACGGCGAACAGCCCCGATCGATCGAGACGCGGTAATAGTAGCCCTGCGCGGGATTGAGCACGTCCGCCAAATTCGGCGGCTGGGTATTCTCACCGCCACTGCCAAGGACGAGCGGAAAATCCGCACACACCCGCGACAGGTGATTCCCCGACACCACCGCCCACTCAATTCCCACGCTCTTCAGGACTGGAATAAGGCGTTCGCTAAACGCCATCTCCGTGGGGAAGAACCCCTTGGAGAGCGGCGGGTTTGTGCCAAACCGCTGAGCCATCATGTGCTGGTGCAAGAGAAGTTCCATCTGCACGGTGCGGGTGGTCTGCAGGGGTGCCAGGGAATGGTGGTGGGTAAAGTTGACCATATCGAGCCGCGGTTTTCCCCCGCTCGTGGTCCACTGGCGCGCCTGAATGAAACTGTTCTGCCACCCCGAGTAGTAGCCGCTCAGATTCCCGCTCAGGGAGTTCACATTTTCGATGAGCGAGCCCGAGTAGGTGAGTTGGGCTCCCGCGTTGGGCAAGCCGAGAATCGTTTGCACACTATCCCGTGGGCGAAACTGGTAGGCGGCGATGCGGTCATCGAGCCCGAAAATACTCGAGAGCGTTTCCGACGGATGCGTCCGCCCGCCATTCTGCTGCTGGATCGTATCCCAAGCCACTTCGTAATGCTCCGGCGAACCCGGTCGTTGCGCAGGCCAGTAAATGGGTTGGTGCAAATGCCAGAGATAGGAGGTTTGGACCGGGGCCGAGCCCCCTGCTGCTGGCACCATGAGGCAACCCCCGAGAAGCACGCCACCTAAAAGGCTGAGGTGCACTCGTGCGGATTGCCGGAGGGCACGTTTTACTCGATTCATCAGCTTGGCTCCTAAGGACGATGTTGGGAAATTCACACCCATGAAATACTGGAAATTCGGCGCCCCCCGAGGAAAGGCAAGTGGAAATTTAAATCGATCTAATTTAGGCGCGCTTTCGCGCTTCTCACCCCTTCACCGTCGAAATCCGCTGGAGAGTTCCGCATCAACCGAAACCGTTCCGCCCCATGGTGGATTCCCTGCCAGAACGTTGCTCCTACACAGCGCACCAATGGCGGAAGGGATCCTTTCCGATGGGTCGAGGAAGGCGAACACGTCCACCCCGCGCAACCCAGCTTCCCGACAGGTTCACAAGATCGCGCTGCTCTTCGCTCCATGCGATAGGCGAGAACACAAAAACCGCTATTCTGCGCGCAACGGGGACGCAGTAAACAGCGGCGAACCCGAGTGGGAGAGCGGCTTTTACTCTTCGCGCAAGCCGCAGTAAAGCTTGTTCTCCCACTTGTAGTTGAGGTTCTCGATTTCGGCTGTCCAAAGGTGACCGGTATTGGGCGTTAGCAACTCATCATCGCGTGTGAACTCTTTCTTGTACCCGAGGTGCTTGAGATGACGCACCGCCGTACGCCGCGCCGCGCGCGCCACGAGGTTCAGCGTCGAGTCCTCCACCTGACTCTTCAGCGCGTCCTGCCATTCCTCCTCGGTCACCCCGTAGTCGGCCAACTGGTAGCGCTCGTACGCCGATTCAAAGTGGAAGAGCTCGTCGCGCATTAGCTCGAAAAGCCGACGCGCCTCCGCTGGCTTCTTGCGCCAATGATAGATGTACATCATGTTGCAAAGCGCCAGCGTGATCATGACCACATTCTGGTACGCCGCGCGCTGGTCGAGGTTCTCCCAGTGGGTCGCGTGACTTCGCATGGCATCGAGCGCAAAATAGTATGCCTGTGCAGCCACTCCGGCGATGAGATAATCCTCGTCCTTGAGGCGCTTGCGCACACCCCGAAGGAGCGTCTCATCCACCATGTCGCGCAACTGGATGTCCGCTTCGCTCAGGTCGTGTTGGATGAAATACTCGCGCCAATGGATATAGAGGTAGTTCGTGAGAAAGTCGAAGATGTTCTCGCGCGCGTGGTTGCGGTCCTTTGCGCCACAAATCCCCGCCAAGACCTCGAGTGCGCCGCCGGTGAGTGTCTCCGGGTCGCCCTTCACCGCCCGCGCACACGTTCGGATGGCGCGATTGAAAGCAATTTTCCAGCACTGGGGGCCGGTCTCATGGGCTTTGCCCGTGCGGGTGCGACGCACATAGGGGCGGCTCTCGTCCACCAATTGAATCGGCGCGTTGGAATCCAGCACGCCTTCCCACCGGCCCAGATTCGGCCGGGAATGCCAATCGTTGCCGGAACTCCCATTGCGCAACTCAACGAGCTGCGGTTCGTGCGAGATACGGCGGAAAATCTTGAGCAGTTTGCGCCGGACATAGACGTCTGGCGCAATGCCGAGATACGAAAGCTGCGCCAGCTTGATGACCTTCTGCTCGAAGTTCATCAGCGATTTGGCGTCGAACGTGAGATCCTCAATGTTCTCAAAATGCGCCCAGCAGTAGTTGATGCCCGCAGCATTCAGGTCGCTGTCCACTTTGGCAATGGTGCGGTCGATGAGCTTCTTCACCGACGGACGCGAATAGATCATCCACTCGCTGAACGCACGATCGCGGAAAACAAGCGACACCGGCACGCGCTTGCCATCCAACTGGAGCATGTTCCACGACTTCATCAGGACGTCAAGGTCGCGGTCCACCGCCTGCTGATTGTCCAGCAGCAGGACCAGATGCGGCTCATCGAGCTCCTCCTCTTCCGCCAGCC
Coding sequences within it:
- a CDS encoding Pyruvate,phosphate dikinase codes for the protein MAKKYVYSFGGGRADGNESMKELLGGKGANLAEMAGHPDLRLPVPPGFTITTEVCTYYYQHNRKYPPELKAQVEAALAKVEKLMKKKFGDKSNPLLVSVRSGARRSMPGMMETVLNVGLNDETIVGLIEKTQNPRFAYDAYRRLIMMYSDVVMEKAAGIEPKDGKGIRKLLDERLEEVKKEKGYASDTDLTTEDLKQLVEEFKAMVKKVLGKPFPQDPMDQLWGAIGAVFASWNGKRAVEYRRIEKIPDEWGTAVNVQAMVFGNMGDDSATGVAFTRHPGTGEKIFYGEYLVNAQGEDVVAGIRTPAPINEESKNEQSKHLPTLKELMPDVYKQLFDIQRRLEKHYKDMQDIEFTIEKGTLYMLQCRVGKRNGVAAVRIATDMYKEGLIDAATAVNRVAPNQLFELLLPMLDPKAELKTTPIAKGLPAGPGGAKGRVVFTSKDAVEWAQRGEKVILVREETSPEDVDGMHKSQAILTSKGGMTSHAALVARGWGKCCIVGCGDIEIAPDNKSFRTKSGVVVKEGDWISLNGTKGLVYQGELPLVEPDLEHNKPFQELMKLSDRFRKMNVRTNADTPKDAEQAIKFGAEGIGLFRTEHMFYGEGSDKPLFLLRKMIMSKTADERRKALDQLFPFVKNDVKATLEVMNGRPVTIRLLDPPLHEFVPHSEDKLQALAKELGVDMAELAKRAEGLRENNPMLGHRGVRLGITYPEITEMQVRAILEAAAELVKAGKKALPEIMIPVTCVETELAHQKAIVDRVYKEVCAKFGLRKLNFLYGTMIEIPRAALQAAKMAETAEFFSFGTNDLTQMGFGFSRDDIGTFLPDYLEKKILKDDPFQTIDQDGIGELIKVGIERGRATRPDLKVGICGEHGGDPESVKFCYRVGMNYVSCSPFRVPIARLAAAQAAIEEEKKAAAAPKPPAKKAAAKKAPAKKAAAKPAAKKVAAKAVAKKAAKAPAKKAAAKKAPAKKAAKKR
- a CDS encoding Dihydroorotate dehydrogenase, catalytic subunit — encoded protein: MPVDLSTQVGTLRLKNPVTVASGTFGYGLEYSEFYDPSLLGGIFLKGMTLQPRAGNETPRLVETPSGLINSIGLQNIGIEEFCERKWRELADLNTLIGVNISGSTIEEYEELAARASAVPIVGAIELNVSCPNVKEGGVEFGRSAATVREITARCVAASRVPVLVKLTPNVTDVVELAAAAMEGGATGVTLVNTFLAMAIDVEKRRPVLANVFGGLSGPAIRPIAVRMVWQIWRALRCPIIGMGGIMSGRDALEFILAGASAISVGTANFVNPTAAQDVLREIEDYCERHGVERMRDLVGAAHSSSP
- a CDS encoding diguanylate cyclase/phosphodiesterase (GGDEF & EAL domains) with PAS/PAC sensor(s), with the translated sequence MLGVVLVFTVLAVGWAVVSMERANRANQRLTSYHLACERLHRRLVWNESNKSIYARAYASTADEQFKRGWVQATEELWQALKETSDTVGIAPELLQELTLRITSSRATEESAFRLGEEENAWTSAVLVLNSKAYNELRIKTRACLEKLNADMQRELARLASETDAKVHQGRLALWTASIAVLFGAVVVINSWQQWRRSLLKTLADQAHAIEALAESEARFRRAIAGANDGIWDWDLRSGTVFYSPRWKEMLGYGETELGNSLEEWFGRIHPEDQDAVEAALEAHLKGNSKYFESEFRMQHRSGEWRWMLARGVAERDESGSPSRIAGSVTDITLRKLTEEQFRHGAYHDPLTDLPNRQYFWEELERVAAKSVRNSHHRFALLYLDLDDFKAINDSYGHAVGDEYLREVARRLRGAVRPQDFVARVGGDEFVVLLDDVESDEAAHEVARRLESALAEPVETGLATLRTTVSIGVAVSTPSERDPATLLTQADQAMYEAKRQRKAQGAADGSHDFGGGL